One window from the genome of Deltaproteobacteria bacterium encodes:
- a CDS encoding methyltransferase domain-containing protein: protein MQPDPKRIMDLACAFYDSCVLFSAIDTGLFAALAETGGADAKTLAEKLKCDLRGITLLSDAAVALGLIEKTGDTYKNTLETSIFLVPGSPGDLSRAIRYNRDVYPAWGKLADLARTGSPVERPEIHLGEDAERTRAFVLAMHGRAMGIGRALVPNMDLKGCKQLLDIGGGPGTYSVLLAQANPELNSTVLDLPGVAAIAAELIAFQNMAERVKTLPGDYHTIPFPAGNDAVAILGVLHQENPDSIKDILARAYESLNPGGVIYIMDMMTDATHTSPKFSAMFAVNMALTTQNGWVFSDAELSGWLTGAGFTGVEIRPLPPPMPHWLASATKA from the coding sequence ATGCAGCCGGACCCCAAGCGCATAATGGACCTTGCCTGCGCGTTTTACGATTCCTGCGTGCTTTTTTCAGCCATTGATACGGGCCTTTTCGCGGCGCTTGCCGAAACCGGCGGCGCGGACGCCAAAACCCTGGCGGAAAAGCTCAAATGCGATCTGCGCGGCATAACTCTATTGAGCGACGCGGCTGTCGCCCTTGGGCTTATTGAAAAGACCGGCGACACCTACAAAAACACCTTGGAAACATCCATCTTCCTGGTTCCCGGAAGCCCCGGAGACCTCTCGCGGGCCATTCGCTACAACCGGGACGTCTACCCGGCCTGGGGAAAGCTGGCCGATCTCGCCCGCACAGGCAGTCCCGTGGAGCGGCCCGAAATCCACTTGGGCGAGGATGCCGAGCGAACCCGCGCCTTTGTTCTGGCCATGCACGGAAGGGCAATGGGCATAGGCAGGGCTCTTGTCCCAAACATGGACTTAAAAGGCTGCAAACAGCTTCTGGACATAGGAGGCGGACCCGGCACCTACTCGGTGCTCCTGGCACAGGCCAACCCGGAGCTTAATTCCACTGTTCTGGACCTTCCGGGCGTGGCCGCCATAGCGGCTGAGCTTATTGCCTTCCAGAACATGGCGGAACGCGTGAAGACCCTTCCGGGCGACTATCACACGATCCCCTTTCCTGCCGGAAACGACGCGGTTGCCATTTTGGGCGTCCTCCACCAGGAGAACCCGGATTCCATAAAGGACATCCTGGCCCGCGCATACGAGAGCCTGAACCCCGGCGGGGTCATCTACATAATGGACATGATGACCGACGCCACTCACACCAGCCCAAAGTTTTCCGCCATGTTCGCCGTAAATATGGCTTTAACCACCCAAAACGGCTGGGTTTTTTCGGACGCAGAGCTTTCCGGCTGGCTTACGGGCGCAGGCTTTACCGGAGTCGAAATCAGGCCCCTGCCGCCCCCGATGCCGCACTGGCTTGCATCAGCAACAAAAGCGTAG
- a CDS encoding segregation/condensation protein A: MDDDGRWRVNLPVFEGPLDLLYHLIKKNEVDIYDIPIAEIADQYLAAVELMKELNMDVAGEFLVMAATLMQIKSKMLLPRHEEIEGLEEDPRLMIVRPLEEYIKIKEAAKKIAERPLLDDMVFARAPDPDETTVARGDEIIAAGLFELMDAFAKLLSRSSEENVVTLTAETVSVRERMVELMDLLALHQTLSFDELFTGLPTRTDLVVTFLAILEMAKISAVRIVQHVQTGLIRLFPQGA, from the coding sequence CTGGACGACGACGGGCGGTGGCGGGTGAACCTGCCCGTTTTCGAGGGGCCGCTGGACCTTCTGTACCACCTCATCAAAAAAAACGAGGTGGACATCTACGACATCCCCATTGCGGAAATCGCAGATCAGTACCTTGCTGCGGTTGAGCTTATGAAAGAGCTCAACATGGACGTGGCGGGCGAGTTTCTTGTGATGGCCGCAACCCTAATGCAGATAAAAAGCAAGATGCTCCTGCCCCGGCACGAGGAAATCGAGGGGCTTGAGGAAGACCCGCGCCTCATGATCGTACGGCCCCTTGAGGAGTACATAAAAATCAAGGAGGCGGCCAAGAAAATCGCAGAAAGGCCCCTTCTGGACGACATGGTTTTCGCCCGCGCTCCAGACCCGGACGAAACCACCGTGGCCCGTGGCGATGAAATCATCGCAGCCGGGCTTTTCGAGCTGATGGACGCCTTCGCTAAACTCCTTTCCCGCTCCAGCGAGGAAAATGTCGTCACCCTCACCGCCGAAACGGTCTCGGTGCGGGAGCGCATGGTGGAGCTTATGGACCTTCTGGCCCTTCACCAGACGCTAAGTTTCGACGAGCTTTTTACCGGCCTTCCCACCCGCACCGATCTTGTGGTCACCTTTCTTGCGATTCTGGAAATGGCAAAAATTTCAGCAGTACGCATAGTCCAGCATGTTCAGACGGGCCTGATCCGCCTCTTTCCCCAAGGCGCGTGA
- the serC gene encoding 3-phosphoserine/phosphohydroxythreonine transaminase: MANRVHNFNAGPAALPLPVLEEMQAEFLDWQSTGMSVLEVSHRSKPFEAVVNEAAAGVKRLLGLGDDYTVLFLQGGASMQFAMIPMNLLPEGASADYVNTGTWSTKAIKEAQLMGKSVKVVASSEDRNFCYIPKNIAFNADAAYVHITSNNTIKGTQWADFPDTKGVPIVADMSSDILSRPFDTKPFGMIYAGAQKNLGPAGVTLVIIRKDLLERTPKTLPNMLRYTTYADNNSLYNTPPCFSIYAVGKVIKWLEKDVGGLAAIAAANRMKGDLLYGYMDSTDFYKATADKDSRSLMNVTFRLPSEDLEKRFVDEATKAGLVGLKGHRSVGGCRASIYNATGLAAINDLVAFMKDFAAKA, from the coding sequence ATGGCAAACAGGGTTCACAACTTCAATGCCGGGCCTGCGGCGCTGCCGCTGCCGGTTCTTGAGGAGATGCAGGCCGAGTTTCTGGACTGGCAGTCAACGGGAATGTCGGTCCTGGAAGTAAGCCACCGCTCAAAGCCTTTCGAGGCCGTGGTCAACGAGGCCGCAGCCGGCGTCAAGCGCCTTCTGGGTCTTGGCGACGATTACACGGTTCTTTTCCTTCAGGGCGGGGCAAGCATGCAGTTTGCCATGATTCCAATGAATCTTCTGCCCGAAGGCGCAAGCGCGGATTACGTCAACACCGGCACATGGTCCACCAAGGCCATCAAGGAAGCCCAGTTGATGGGTAAATCCGTCAAGGTCGTGGCCAGCTCCGAAGACCGCAATTTCTGCTACATCCCCAAAAACATCGCCTTCAACGCTGATGCGGCATACGTCCACATCACCAGCAACAACACCATAAAAGGCACCCAGTGGGCGGATTTCCCGGACACCAAGGGCGTTCCCATAGTGGCGGACATGAGCTCGGACATTTTAAGCCGCCCCTTCGACACCAAGCCCTTTGGCATGATCTACGCCGGAGCCCAGAAGAACCTTGGGCCCGCAGGCGTGACCCTGGTCATCATCCGCAAGGACCTTTTGGAAAGGACTCCCAAGACCCTTCCCAACATGCTCCGTTACACCACCTATGCGGACAACAACTCCCTTTACAACACGCCCCCCTGCTTTTCCATCTACGCGGTGGGCAAGGTCATAAAGTGGCTTGAAAAGGACGTGGGCGGCCTTGCCGCCATCGCCGCCGCCAACAGAATGAAGGGCGATCTCCTTTACGGCTACATGGATTCCACCGATTTCTACAAGGCCACCGCAGACAAGGACAGCCGCAGCCTCATGAACGTGACCTTCAGGCTTCCCTCCGAGGACCTGGAGAAGCGCTTTGTGGACGAGGCCACCAAGGCCGGGCTGGTGGGCTTGAAGGGCCACCGCAGCGTCGGCGGATGCCGGGCTTCCATCTACAACGCCACCGGGCTTGCGGCCATAAATGACTTGGTCGCGTTCATGAAGGACTTTGCCGCGAAAGCCTGA